A stretch of DNA from Pongo abelii isolate AG06213 chromosome 17, NHGRI_mPonAbe1-v2.0_pri, whole genome shotgun sequence:
ATTCAAGGTGGAGGGTATAGGAGATAGCTCCCAGGAGATAGTCCAACATTTTCTGATACACTGGACATTTCAAGACTCATAAGtaattataaaaatcattttatcccATGCGTACGGGTTatacttggaatgaaatggaaaacattAGGATCCCTAAGCATAAAAGTCTGAAGAGTCTTGAGTTAAAGAGTCCTAGACTCATTGCTACTTCTAACTTGTCTAGTCTTATGCTTGATTTCTGGCTGATGAAGTGGACTAACTCACTGCCACTCCAAAACTACCTGAACCAAACTATGAAATCTCACGCGATGTATAAGATGCAATGGTTACAATTACTTTAAATCTCAATGTAGTGTTCACTAGCCTTTTAAACACTTACGCTTGAAACTTAGAAGCAGCAGCGTAGTCTTCTGCAGTCCATCCAGATATATCTTGGCAAAAGACGTCAATATTGTGCTGAAGAAGCTGGTAGACTACACTTGTTGATCCGTTACGAGCAGCAAGTATGAGGGCTGTTCTAAAATAAGAGAGATAATTTCATGCTTAAGAACTTTAGCAAAGTTATGTTAAAAGCTAAATTTATAAACTTTACCAATTTAATATGCCTGTCCATGTAGAATTAACCAATTATATGTACTAATAAACACAAACATCTTGGGTGCTCAAGGGTTCATCTTTGTAAATTGCCACCAAAGCCAAACAGAAGGAACAACAAGGAAGCCTCTTGTCCCACTGGGAAATGACACAGCAGAAGTTGCTAAAATAAAGTCCTTTGATGGGCAGAATACTATGCTCAGGTCACTTATCTAAAGTAGCtaaaaatttaagtgaaaaattatccatttcttccctAGTCTGATATAATATATTGTAATTCAAAATGAGCATGGGGTCAATAACAGCTATCTGcagatttaaaacaataataataatgctaataaTAACCACAGTAGTTTCAGTTAATAATGCTGATAATCATATGCGAGGCACTGGATTAAatgccatatatacatatattacttaCACACAACCAGCCTTGAAGGATATATTATTATCCTcttttttcataaaagaaaacatagctgGTGATAAGTAATGTTCTCAAGGTCACACATCTAGCAAGCAGAAAAGCTAAGAATTAAACCCAGTCTTGTGTGAATCTACAGCCtatctcttttttctcattgtcaCCCATGGCTTGTAgtcattaaaagaaaagtttacccaGTTGAAGCTATCCTTTTTCCCTCTGCCCAtactaattaaaaataacatcaaaatacactagaagtaaaaagaagaaaaaacccaATGAACCCACAGTATCTGGCAATAGCAATTAATAGTCACTTAGGAATAACCTAACATTAATATTCTTGAAAGAAAGCAACCTGAAGCAGAGTCATCCGAAAGACAAAATGATTTTCAACTCTAATTTATCTTTAACatagtatttttaaaggaaaagcatGTAAGAAGCAGAGATTGAAACTACTATAAAAGAGTTAAGCAATTTCAATATTGAGTCACAAAGTAAACTAAAAGTTGAAGTCTACACTTTTAAAACAAGTAAAACCAATATGAAATCCCTTTAGTTAATATAAGACCATATGACTCAAAGTATCACCTCATCCATCAACAAACATCAGTCAATATAATAAGAGAAGACAAATCCTGCAATACACTATTTTTTATGTTGCCCAGtccaaataattgtttttctacCTGATGACTTGTGTTGGTATTTCTCTCTATCCCAATAATAATAAGTTAATCTTATCAATTTAATATTTCTGACAAGTGACTGTTACCACTCTAGAACACGACTCaggtttaaaaatgaacaaaaaaagaactattgTACCTTCCAAAATTATCTATTGCAGTTAAATCTGGTTTTTTCTTCAACAAAAATGCCaccatttcctcttttttcctatttACAGCGAGTAAAAGTGATGTATGTCCACCctgcaaaacagcaaaaacaatttataattcACAAAATTACACACTTCCCAACTGAACTGAAAACCTTATATTAAGATCCTATAAACTTAAACATGAAgcagaaagtaaataaaaagcaatCCCTTCCTTCTCACTCCACTGTACTTGCCCACATGCTGCTCCTTCCCTTTCAGATAACCCTCGTGGGGTGTCTGGAACGCACAGTAGCAGACTGGAGCACATATGCCTCACATAAAGGGATAACCGCTGCACAGCATACTCAACAGTGATATGAGCTCAAGGGAATCCAGATGTGATCCTTTAAGAGAAGCCTGAAATCTAGACATGTGTATGAGTTTCCTAAATTTTACATGTTGGCACAACTTATGGAGGTAAACTAAACTAAATCTATGGGACACATTTAGACTACAGACCTCGTGTTTTCATATTTGTtatgaatgtgtttttaaatagttgtatgtaaagcaaatatttgCATGTAATATATTTCCTTCTAGTTTCAGatgttttactaaaaaaaatcatatgtcaaCGGTAAAACAAATATACTTGAAATACTTTGAAAAGAACATTGGTTGATCATACCTGGCTTCTTGCTTCAATATCTGCACCATAtgcaagcagttttcctgccatTGATATATTCTCATTATCAATGGCATAGTGCAGAGCCGTGTTGCCATACATATCTCTAACATTTGGGTCGGCGCCATGTTCCAGCAGGATGGATGCACAAACTGCTTCTTGACATTGTACAGCCTGTCAGTATTAGACCAAGAAATAGACTGTAAATTCTAGGAAATCTTCCACAGGATTCACCAACTAGTTATATTTCAGTGAGgtgaattaattttattctgtGAATTTAAATTAAATCCATCCCATGCTGAAAGAGTTGGCTACCATATACCTTGATCAGAGCTGTCCTGTTTTCACTGTCAGTGAGGTTAAGCCGGCATTTTCTGGCCACCAAGTCAGCTACCACTCCCGGACGGCCATGGGCACACGCCAAATGTAGAGCAGTCCTATGAGAATGAGAGGTCGTTTTCGGCAATTGTAGTGCACAGTCCCAAAACATACA
This window harbors:
- the ANKRD62 gene encoding ankyrin repeat domain-containing protein 62 → MGVRGSFLAACRRRMATWRKNRDKDGFSNSGYRVRQKDLGMIHKAAIAGDVNKLLESILLGLNDVNDRDKKNRTALHLACAHGRPGVVADLVARKCRLNLTDSENRTALIKAVQCQEAVCASILLEHGADPNVRDMYGNTALHYAIDNENISMAGKLLAYGADIEARSQGGHTSLLLAVNRKKEEMVAFLLKKKPDLTAIDNFGRTALILAARNGSTSVVYQLLQHNIDVFCQDISGWTAEDYAAASKFQATRLRNDIRGRARKA